In Methanosarcina siciliae T4/M, one genomic interval encodes:
- a CDS encoding dienelactone hydrolase family protein has product MHGSGSSRHSPRNQYVAKELQRGGLGTLLFDLLTVEEERVDMLTRHLRFDIDLLSKRLIDTTNWLLHNPDTEELNIGYFGSSTGAAAALIAAKEHSETVKAVVSRGGRPDLAESAMMYVKAPTLLIVGGEDTQVIDLNRWALERTTMPEKELKIVPGATHLFEEPGTLEEVARLAREWFKKYL; this is encoded by the coding sequence GTGCATGGAAGCGGGAGCAGTCGCCACAGCCCACGCAACCAGTACGTTGCAAAAGAACTTCAGAGAGGCGGTCTTGGAACCCTTTTGTTTGATCTCCTGACAGTCGAAGAAGAGAGAGTCGATATGCTAACGCGCCATCTCCGTTTTGACATAGACCTGCTTTCAAAACGCCTTATTGACACGACAAACTGGCTTTTACATAACCCTGATACAGAAGAGCTTAACATAGGTTACTTTGGCTCCAGTACAGGTGCTGCGGCCGCACTCATAGCTGCAAAAGAGCATTCCGAAACTGTAAAAGCAGTGGTCTCGAGAGGAGGGCGGCCTGACCTTGCTGAAAGCGCCATGATGTATGTAAAAGCACCGACACTGCTTATTGTAGGCGGAGAAGATACTCAGGTAATAGACCTGAACCGGTGGGCATTAGAGAGAACGACCATGCCGGAGAAGGAACTGAAGATTGTTCCCGGAGCTACACATCTTTTTGAAGAGCCAGGAACGCTGGAAGAAGTTGCTCGTTTAGCCAGGGAGTGGTTTAAAAAATACCTTTGA
- a CDS encoding MASE3 domain-containing protein codes for MILWLAIISVLYLISISNYLFFHTLAELFSVYVAYVIFLIVWKSRNHLENRYLMFI; via the coding sequence GTGATACTCTGGCTAGCCATAATTAGTGTACTTTACCTGATTAGCATCAGTAACTACCTGTTCTTCCATACTCTGGCAGAACTCTTCAGTGTGTATGTTGCATATGTGATATTTTTAATAGTGTGGAAATCAAGAAACCATCTGGAAAACCGGTACCTCATGTTTATATGA
- a CDS encoding class I SAM-dependent methyltransferase: protein MKVDDIGVTRQRYTERYETFGYSPQTLGWGKQGRQALRFSVLTGIGDLQGKSVLDVGCGFGDLYGFLTARGWTGRYVGIDLVSVLVEEGKKRFPDAELLVGDFEEQIFDEPFDYVIASGIFNFRLTQEDNWAYIMRTLEKMLAIASLGVGVDFMTSWVDFQNPIAFHTDPCILVQNIRNLTRRFTLRQDYMPYEYALYLYHDTPVNHDNTFPTI from the coding sequence ATGAAAGTAGATGACATCGGGGTTACCAGGCAGCGCTACACCGAACGGTATGAAACATTTGGTTACAGCCCTCAAACCCTTGGATGGGGAAAGCAAGGAAGGCAGGCACTCCGGTTCTCAGTCCTGACAGGGATCGGTGATCTACAAGGGAAGTCCGTGCTTGATGTCGGATGCGGATTCGGTGACCTCTATGGTTTTCTCACGGCAAGAGGGTGGACAGGCCGCTATGTAGGTATCGATTTGGTTTCAGTCCTTGTGGAAGAGGGTAAAAAACGGTTTCCCGATGCAGAACTGCTCGTCGGAGACTTTGAAGAACAGATTTTTGATGAACCGTTCGATTACGTCATCGCTTCAGGGATCTTCAACTTCCGACTCACACAGGAAGACAACTGGGCATATATCATGCGAACGCTAGAGAAGATGCTTGCCATTGCGTCATTGGGAGTTGGAGTCGATTTCATGACTTCTTGGGTAGATTTTCAGAACCCTATCGCGTTCCACACCGATCCCTGCATACTTGTCCAGAACATCCGCAACCTTACCCGACGGTTCACCCTCAGGCAGGACTACATGCCTTACGAATATGCTCTCTATCTCTACCATGACACTCCTGTTAATCACGATAACACCTTCCCAACGATATGA
- a CDS encoding amidohydrolase family protein, with amino-acid sequence MEVIDCHVHITASGHWFDTPYDASVRKLKDEMRHAGITQAILIPFAHVSTDDIRFCLDLAKKQPKKFAVAPQIDVANLSLLTGYEDVVAGLKVHPSLQQVDPTSQAVCEILDTASSMGKPVIFDTIMQSPTIPMRLLDPSVFDELAKTYCDVTFVLAHSCWPRLLDAYTLAKANPNVYLDLSYFGKIAEGTHLLHDFCCLLDRLDQKVIFGTDFPEVDMKAYHNLWNRYLQPLPKRKRERIFSGNAHEVFNL; translated from the coding sequence TTGGAAGTCATAGATTGCCATGTACACATAACCGCATCTGGACATTGGTTTGATACTCCGTATGATGCATCGGTAAGGAAACTTAAAGATGAAATGAGGCACGCCGGAATCACACAGGCAATCCTGATCCCATTCGCTCATGTATCAACAGATGACATCCGTTTCTGCCTTGATCTGGCTAAAAAGCAACCGAAGAAATTCGCGGTCGCACCCCAGATTGATGTAGCAAACTTATCTCTCCTGACAGGGTACGAGGATGTGGTCGCCGGGTTGAAGGTCCACCCGTCCCTTCAACAAGTTGATCCCACTTCTCAGGCCGTTTGTGAGATCCTTGATACGGCTTCCAGTATGGGAAAACCCGTCATCTTTGATACCATCATGCAGAGCCCAACTATCCCAATGCGACTCCTTGATCCTAGTGTTTTTGACGAACTCGCAAAGACATACTGCGATGTCACTTTTGTCCTCGCCCATTCGTGCTGGCCGCGCCTGCTTGATGCCTACACTCTTGCGAAAGCGAACCCTAATGTCTATCTCGACCTCTCATATTTCGGTAAGATAGCTGAGGGAACCCATCTGCTCCATGACTTCTGCTGTCTGCTAGATAGACTGGATCAGAAAGTAATCTTCGGGACTGATTTTCCGGAAGTTGATATGAAGGCGTATCACAACCTATGGAATAGATATCTGCAGCCTCTACCCAAGAGGAAACGGGAGCGGATCTTTTCAGGTAATGCGCATGAGGTGTTTAATTTATGA
- a CDS encoding GDP-mannose 4,6-dehydratase, which yields MKLSNKSILVTGGAGFIGSHLVDRLTLENPDNMVVVDSFFLGKEENLNDAMKNYPNLKILNQDCSNYEQMKSIMENEGIDVVFNLAVIPLPACLEKPAWTFKHNVDITTSMCELVRNDIFDTLIHFSSSEVYGTSVYAPMDENHPLNGTTPYAASKASSDVLIFSYCETFGIDASIIRPFNNYGPRQNDRSYAGVIPITINRILRGEAPVIFGNGKQTRDYLYVTDTADAAINIYKSHKTRSKVLNIASGKEVSIQYLVTSIAKYLGCENRIVYEPPRTGDVKRHIANIYSAEDLIQFKPAVTFDEGLIKTIDWYKSASKENELKNELSTAVKNLPISVN from the coding sequence ATGAAGTTAAGTAATAAATCTATACTTGTCACTGGAGGTGCGGGATTTATCGGCAGTCATCTTGTTGATCGATTGACCCTTGAAAATCCAGATAATATGGTTGTAGTGGACTCATTTTTTTTGGGAAAAGAGGAAAATTTAAATGATGCAATGAAAAATTACCCAAACTTAAAAATATTAAATCAAGATTGTTCAAATTATGAACAAATGAAATCTATTATGGAAAACGAAGGAATCGATGTTGTGTTCAATCTTGCAGTAATTCCCTTGCCGGCATGCCTTGAAAAGCCAGCGTGGACATTCAAACACAACGTCGATATTACTACTTCAATGTGTGAATTAGTTCGTAATGATATTTTTGATACTTTAATCCATTTTTCTTCATCTGAAGTTTATGGGACTTCTGTATACGCTCCTATGGATGAAAATCATCCATTAAATGGCACAACACCTTATGCAGCTAGTAAAGCATCTTCTGATGTTCTAATATTTTCATATTGTGAAACATTTGGTATAGACGCCTCAATAATTAGACCATTTAATAATTATGGTCCTAGGCAAAATGACCGAAGCTATGCCGGAGTAATTCCAATAACAATAAACAGGATTTTGCGAGGGGAGGCACCTGTAATTTTTGGAAACGGAAAGCAAACAAGAGATTATTTGTATGTGACTGATACAGCAGACGCAGCAATAAACATATACAAATCTCACAAAACAAGAAGCAAAGTTTTAAACATTGCAAGTGGAAAAGAAGTGTCCATACAATATTTGGTTACTTCTATTGCTAAGTATCTAGGTTGTGAAAATCGAATTGTTTACGAGCCTCCAAGAACTGGAGACGTAAAAAGACATATAGCAAATATCTATTCTGCAGAAGATTTGATTCAATTTAAACCTGCAGTTACTTTTGATGAAGGACTCATAAAGACAATTGATTGGTATAAAAGTGCTTCAAAGGAAAATGAATTAAAGAATGAATTGTCAACGGCGGTTAAGAATCTTCCAATTTCGGTGAATTAA
- a CDS encoding phosphoribosyltransferase, producing MAIFKDRVDAGKILAKELSKYSNRPNVLILALPRGGVPVAFEVAKALNVKMDVFIVRKLGVPGNEELAMGAIASDDIRVLNEDIVRSFQIPDRVIATVAANELKELERRERKYHGGHPKTDIRGMTVLLIDDGLATGATMHAAVEALKTKKPAKLVVAVPTASPDMCRFFEDKVDEVICAATPEPFYAVGTSYGDFSQTTDDEVCELLRKARNFHRS from the coding sequence ATGGCAATCTTTAAAGACAGAGTAGATGCAGGGAAAATACTGGCAAAAGAACTTTCAAAATATTCAAACCGTCCGAACGTGCTGATACTGGCACTTCCGAGGGGTGGAGTCCCTGTAGCTTTTGAAGTTGCAAAAGCCCTGAATGTAAAAATGGATGTTTTCATAGTACGGAAGCTGGGAGTTCCGGGAAATGAAGAACTGGCAATGGGGGCAATTGCATCTGACGACATCCGTGTTTTGAACGAAGACATTGTAAGGTCTTTCCAGATACCGGATAGAGTAATTGCTACGGTAGCTGCAAACGAACTCAAGGAACTTGAACGCCGAGAGCGTAAATATCACGGGGGTCACCCCAAAACGGATATACGCGGCATGACCGTCCTCCTGATAGACGACGGGCTTGCGACCGGAGCAACAATGCATGCGGCAGTTGAAGCCCTTAAAACTAAAAAACCAGCTAAACTGGTTGTCGCAGTCCCTACGGCTTCCCCGGACATGTGCAGGTTCTTTGAAGATAAAGTTGATGAAGTCATCTGCGCTGCCACCCCGGAGCCATTTTATGCAGTAGGAACCTCATATGGGGATTTCAGCCAGACTACGGACGACGAAGTATGCGAACTGCTGCGTAAAGCAAGGAATTTTCATCGAAGTTAA
- a CDS encoding cation diffusion facilitator family transporter, translated as MRGTDYTDNETPSHPEEFENFRYSQAIYVTKVAMASNLLLTGFKFFAGIVGNSSAMIADAIHSTSDFMTDIAVIAGLKIARKPGDSTHNYGHGKIETLSAAFIGLVLIAVSVGIFWSGLQKVLAFYHGEILPAPSRVALAAAVLSIVIKEWLYRYTMVYARKFRSDALTANAWHHRSDALSSIGTMIGIGGAILLGGRWVVLDPIAAVILSFFIFKVAFEISYKNLNELLEASLDSEAYRTIEEILKSTDGVLGFHELKTRKIGNAVAADVHIEVDRNLNIVDAHEISTHVEDRLKEVCGKNGYISIHVEPCSDTHYSEYKNK; from the coding sequence ATGAGAGGAACTGATTATACAGATAATGAAACTCCCTCTCACCCGGAGGAGTTTGAAAATTTTCGGTATTCACAGGCAATTTACGTAACAAAGGTTGCAATGGCTTCAAACCTTTTACTTACTGGGTTTAAGTTTTTTGCAGGGATAGTGGGAAACAGTTCAGCAATGATTGCTGACGCCATTCATTCCACATCGGACTTCATGACCGACATCGCAGTAATAGCAGGTTTGAAAATTGCCAGAAAACCGGGGGACAGCACACATAATTACGGGCATGGGAAAATTGAAACCCTCTCGGCTGCATTTATAGGACTGGTACTTATCGCAGTGTCTGTCGGGATTTTCTGGAGCGGACTCCAGAAGGTTCTCGCGTTTTATCACGGAGAAATACTCCCGGCTCCTAGCAGAGTCGCTCTTGCAGCAGCGGTCCTTTCAATTGTAATAAAAGAGTGGCTGTACCGTTATACAATGGTATATGCCAGAAAATTCAGGAGTGATGCTCTTACTGCAAATGCCTGGCACCACCGTTCTGATGCCTTATCTTCCATAGGGACCATGATAGGGATTGGGGGTGCAATCCTGCTTGGAGGCAGGTGGGTGGTACTCGACCCGATAGCTGCCGTTATATTGAGTTTCTTCATCTTCAAGGTAGCCTTCGAGATCTCTTACAAAAACCTGAACGAACTGCTGGAAGCCTCCCTGGACTCGGAGGCTTATAGAACTATTGAGGAGATTCTGAAATCCACGGATGGTGTGCTGGGTTTTCATGAGCTTAAGACCCGAAAGATAGGAAACGCCGTGGCTGCGGATGTCCATATTGAGGTAGACAGAAACCTGAACATTGTAGATGCACACGAAATTTCAACGCATGTTGAAGACAGATTAAAAGAAGTCTGCGGCAAAAACGGATACATTTCAATTCATGTGGAACCCTGCTCGGATACTCACTATTCAGAATACAAAAATAAATAA
- a CDS encoding RraA family protein, with product MTTYDTDTVQIISKIKRNRISSTEVADCLGKSGDIPGVVPLNIGHFRVGRVRWTYALNESNWEFHEQIIDVEEGEVLLLEPFDCNGRAIFGSIVSKYLILYRQVAAIVVQGYLRDIPHLRKENWPIWCTGGTPIGCFNRKNEVDLDPAIIAERRKRYDGAIAICDDSGVVIIPKDRINRDFLEKLDWIEEQEDIWFDCIDRRKWNTYDTVCLKKYQEQK from the coding sequence ATGACCACATATGATACCGATACCGTTCAGATCATCAGCAAAATTAAGCGAAATCGAATTTCTTCGACAGAGGTTGCCGACTGTCTGGGAAAGAGCGGAGACATTCCGGGAGTAGTTCCACTAAACATCGGACATTTCCGCGTCGGTCGCGTTCGGTGGACGTATGCATTGAACGAAAGTAACTGGGAATTTCATGAACAGATTATAGATGTAGAAGAGGGGGAAGTCCTCCTCTTAGAACCCTTCGACTGCAACGGTCGTGCAATCTTTGGCAGTATTGTCTCAAAATATTTAATCCTCTACCGGCAGGTTGCGGCAATCGTTGTGCAGGGATATCTCCGAGACATACCCCATCTGCGTAAAGAGAACTGGCCAATATGGTGCACCGGAGGCACACCTATAGGTTGCTTCAACCGTAAGAATGAAGTCGACCTGGACCCAGCAATCATCGCTGAACGACGCAAACGGTATGATGGGGCTATTGCCATCTGCGACGATAGTGGTGTGGTTATAATCCCAAAAGATAGGATCAATAGGGATTTCCTCGAAAAACTCGACTGGATTGAAGAGCAGGAAGATATCTGGTTCGACTGCATCGACCGCCGAAAGTGGAACACCTATGATACAGTCTGCCTGAAGAAGTACCAGGAGCAGAAATAA
- a CDS encoding glycosyltransferase, translating into MIKEYKILIGLEEIAGYNSNLKKGFKKLGIDCTFIDLTYHSFQYGGDDKPNIFVKMYRCVLHQRIKHDSGILKIPFFIILMLLRILIFLWAIINYNVFILTGGSSFFRHNGHYFDFPLLKLLNKKIIISSFGSEERPPYINWSASRINGNNDMGLYKKKTDMIKKRVAAIDRYSNYIVTHPGYAHFHQKNFIKGLAIGIPFNASNLNFSASNQNNTIGTKPTKSVRILHSPSDPIGKGSAHIKKAISTLKEKGYLINFIEITGKPHQEVIKELQSCDFIVDQVYSDTPMAVFATEAAWFGKPAIVGGYYSGYIHNHYSQEQIPPSIYCHPDEITPAIERLVVDKEFRLNLGKKAHNFVRTTWSAEQVAKRYMQIIEGTIPEECMFDPNNIRYVQGYGMPEPQSKEIIRNMIEQYGIESLCLSDKPELEQRFREYAYDVRESK; encoded by the coding sequence GTGATTAAGGAGTACAAAATATTAATAGGTTTGGAAGAAATTGCTGGCTACAATAGTAATTTAAAAAAAGGATTTAAGAAACTCGGCATCGATTGCACGTTTATAGATCTGACTTATCATTCATTTCAGTATGGTGGGGATGATAAACCCAATATTTTTGTCAAGATGTACAGATGTGTTCTTCACCAAAGAATAAAGCATGATTCTGGAATTTTAAAAATACCTTTTTTTATTATCTTAATGTTGCTTAGAATTCTGATTTTTTTATGGGCTATAATTAATTATAATGTATTTATTCTTACAGGTGGCAGTTCTTTTTTCAGACATAATGGTCATTATTTTGACTTTCCGTTATTAAAACTATTGAACAAAAAAATAATTATCTCTTCTTTTGGTTCTGAGGAACGCCCGCCTTATATAAATTGGAGTGCGTCACGAATAAATGGTAATAACGATATGGGATTATACAAAAAGAAAACAGACATGATCAAAAAACGTGTTGCAGCTATTGATAGATATTCAAATTATATTGTGACGCATCCTGGATATGCTCATTTCCACCAAAAAAATTTCATAAAAGGATTAGCAATAGGCATTCCATTTAACGCTTCAAATCTGAACTTTAGCGCATCAAATCAGAACAACACTATCGGGACAAAACCAACAAAGAGCGTAAGAATCCTGCATTCTCCATCAGATCCAATCGGAAAGGGTTCAGCTCATATTAAAAAAGCGATTTCTACGCTGAAGGAAAAAGGATATCTTATAAACTTCATTGAGATAACTGGCAAGCCACATCAAGAAGTTATCAAAGAATTACAAAGTTGTGACTTTATCGTAGATCAGGTTTATTCTGACACACCAATGGCCGTCTTTGCCACAGAAGCTGCTTGGTTTGGAAAACCTGCTATAGTTGGAGGATACTATTCAGGCTACATCCATAATCACTATTCTCAAGAGCAAATCCCACCAAGCATCTATTGCCATCCAGATGAGATTACACCAGCGATAGAACGGCTAGTCGTGGATAAAGAATTTCGGTTGAACTTAGGAAAAAAAGCGCATAACTTTGTCAGAACAACATGGTCCGCAGAACAGGTAGCGAAGCGATATATGCAAATTATCGAGGGTACCATCCCCGAAGAATGTATGTTCGATCCCAATAATATCCGTTATGTTCAGGGATACGGCATGCCAGAACCCCAAAGCAAAGAAATTATCCGTAATATGATCGAACAATACGGCATAGAATCCCTCTGCCTCTCAGATAAACCGGAACTCGAACAAAGGTTCAGGGAATATGCATATGATGTCCGTGAATCAAAATAA
- a CDS encoding ATP-grasp domain-containing protein, which translates to MKKIMILGGGQYSKQVFHTLADAGFVTICVDRDPQAPCGALADVFYPVDIMDLEGVCAIARSTHTDGIMAINDFGTRTASYVAGELSLAGLPIETVDAANDKGRMRDVWSKQGLAQPQYRVFKTLEELKEMTEQIGFPCVVKPTESGGGGRGVSVLRSPDDIAWAYQFAQPYVRNGRFIVEEYVEGIEMTIESFSYGGEVTILAMSDKAKPDLRTRVATSLNYPAAFSRVILKQVRNLVIAAVKAIGVQIGMAHTEVIVASDGPKLVELGARGGGGHIFHTIIEAVSGFNAPVQTARILTGMQVTIPELTDNGAVYRFFTPSRGILKGVRNLEAAALLEGILDIGLTKNIGDLVGDFENSLQRTGFVVTKGQTREAAIVVADRAESMVEFIVDPC; encoded by the coding sequence ATGAAGAAGATCATGATCCTAGGTGGAGGTCAGTACTCAAAGCAAGTATTTCATACACTCGCAGATGCGGGTTTTGTCACCATTTGTGTCGACCGTGATCCACAAGCTCCCTGTGGAGCACTGGCAGATGTGTTTTATCCTGTTGATATTATGGATCTTGAAGGGGTCTGTGCCATCGCACGTAGCACCCATACCGACGGAATCATGGCGATCAACGACTTCGGCACCCGAACTGCCTCTTACGTGGCGGGAGAACTGAGTCTAGCAGGCCTCCCCATAGAAACCGTCGATGCAGCAAATGATAAGGGACGCATGCGTGATGTATGGAGCAAACAGGGGCTTGCACAGCCACAATACAGAGTATTTAAGACCTTAGAAGAACTGAAAGAGATGACAGAACAGATCGGATTTCCCTGCGTCGTCAAACCTACAGAAAGCGGAGGTGGTGGACGCGGGGTATCGGTGCTGAGATCTCCAGATGACATCGCATGGGCATACCAGTTTGCGCAGCCGTATGTGAGAAATGGCCGCTTTATCGTGGAAGAATATGTGGAAGGCATTGAGATGACGATAGAATCGTTCTCATACGGCGGGGAGGTCACCATTCTGGCAATGAGTGATAAGGCCAAACCGGACCTCCGAACACGAGTTGCTACAAGCCTTAATTACCCCGCTGCTTTCTCCAGAGTGATTCTTAAGCAGGTGAGAAATCTTGTCATAGCAGCAGTAAAGGCGATAGGTGTTCAGATCGGTATGGCGCATACGGAAGTTATTGTAGCCAGCGACGGACCGAAACTCGTTGAGTTGGGAGCACGGGGGGGTGGAGGTCACATATTCCACACGATCATTGAGGCTGTATCCGGGTTCAATGCACCCGTACAGACTGCTCGTATTCTTACCGGTATGCAGGTAACAATACCGGAACTGACAGATAATGGTGCAGTCTACCGCTTTTTTACCCCATCAAGAGGTATCCTCAAAGGAGTACGCAACCTGGAAGCAGCAGCGCTTCTCGAGGGCATTCTCGATATCGGGCTGACCAAAAACATCGGTGACTTGGTGGGAGACTTCGAAAACTCTCTCCAGCGAACTGGTTTCGTAGTCACTAAAGGTCAAACCCGAGAGGCAGCCATAGTGGTAGCCGACCGTGCCGAATCAATGGTTGAATTTATCGTCGATCCATGTTGA
- a CDS encoding oligosaccharide flippase family protein translates to MIRRFFRDSAIYTIPSILSNGISFFLIPLYTRVLSPSDYGALDMITVFGSLIAVTVALEISQAFSRFYRDEKTDEGKKVLASTALWFTILMFSGFLIVTLAFAQELSLIVIGIPGLDDVFRLGVIFIWMNGLFYLLRNQLRFELHSKAYSIVSIVQSLTTAGASVLLTYVFHFGIYGFLAGMIIGTATGTSIGFYYLKTTFQLRFDLTKLKTMLAFSIPLVPSSIAVFTNMYIDRLMINCYLSLKEVGLYGMSYRLANISTLVLVGFQTALIPLVYKHYQEPETPNQLATIFRAFLSIMIMIFLILSLFADVALWILTTPEYYAADKMVVFLVPAILLSQMYIFAPGIGISKKTYLYIWINVAGAILNILFNWLLIPQIGPIGAGIATLIGSAFVFGAYMYYSQKFYYVPHDWEAIASVVLVAVALVTIGLHIHLELYINLFIRGCLILLMLGVFLFFGILKWKEIVHVRNLVPARWSQR, encoded by the coding sequence ATGATTCGCAGATTCTTCCGCGACAGTGCTATCTACACCATTCCCTCAATCTTAAGTAATGGAATTTCATTCTTTTTAATCCCATTATACACTCGTGTTCTCTCCCCCTCCGACTACGGAGCCCTCGATATGATCACAGTATTCGGATCACTGATCGCAGTTACCGTAGCTCTGGAGATCTCCCAGGCTTTTTCACGTTTTTACCGGGATGAGAAGACGGATGAGGGTAAAAAGGTTTTAGCCTCAACTGCCCTCTGGTTTACAATACTTATGTTTTCGGGATTTCTGATCGTGACTTTAGCCTTTGCACAGGAACTCTCTCTCATTGTGATTGGTATACCTGGGCTTGATGATGTCTTTCGTCTTGGAGTAATTTTCATCTGGATGAATGGACTCTTTTATCTGTTGAGGAATCAGCTTCGGTTCGAGCTCCACAGCAAAGCCTATTCTATTGTTAGCATAGTCCAGTCTCTTACAACAGCAGGTGCATCGGTACTGCTTACCTATGTATTTCATTTCGGCATCTACGGTTTTCTTGCAGGCATGATCATCGGGACAGCAACAGGGACTTCAATCGGATTCTATTATCTCAAAACAACATTTCAACTCCGTTTTGATCTCACAAAACTTAAAACGATGCTTGCCTTCTCGATACCGCTCGTACCCTCAAGTATCGCTGTTTTTACAAACATGTACATCGATCGATTAATGATCAACTGCTACCTCTCACTCAAAGAAGTTGGTCTTTATGGTATGAGTTACCGTCTGGCAAACATATCGACTCTTGTCCTTGTCGGTTTCCAAACAGCTCTGATCCCACTAGTGTACAAGCATTACCAGGAACCTGAAACACCCAACCAACTTGCGACGATATTCAGAGCTTTTCTGTCAATTATGATCATGATATTCTTAATTCTCTCCCTCTTCGCTGACGTTGCCCTCTGGATCCTCACGACGCCTGAATATTATGCTGCCGATAAGATGGTAGTCTTTTTGGTTCCTGCGATCCTGCTCTCGCAGATGTATATCTTTGCGCCCGGGATCGGGATTTCAAAGAAGACATATCTGTACATATGGATTAACGTTGCAGGAGCAATTCTGAATATCTTATTTAACTGGCTTTTAATACCCCAGATTGGCCCTATCGGAGCAGGTATTGCAACCTTAATAGGATCTGCATTCGTCTTTGGCGCATATATGTATTACAGCCAGAAATTCTATTATGTACCACATGACTGGGAAGCTATCGCCAGCGTTGTCCTCGTGGCGGTGGCACTCGTGACCATCGGGTTGCATATTCATTTAGAATTGTACATTAACCTGTTCATCAGGGGTTGTCTTATCCTCCTGATGCTGGGAGTGTTTTTATTCTTCGGAATCCTAAAGTGGAAAGAGATAGTTCACGTCCGCAATTTGGTACCGGCCAGATGGAGTCAACGGTGA